Genomic DNA from Lepeophtheirus salmonis chromosome 9, UVic_Lsal_1.4, whole genome shotgun sequence:
tttaataaggtaattataagtataatccACTAATATTCGGACTTAACTTTAgtcattatatttttccatttaggTAATgctctattataattattactcacTTGATGACCTTTAACATTAAGATCTTTCTATGGCTGTAAGTGATTTATCATCAGATTCATGTGGACTTATACCACTGTTTCTCttgacaaaaatgtattattcaaatttatcaacCATAACACTATAGATTGatgttatttcatgatttatatGGTCAGAATCtggagaaaaatgtattattacttCTGTGACAATGTTAATTCCTGTTGCACTTCTCAAAATCCAACCCAACATTGAAAGTTTAGTAGAAGGGATTAATATTTCTGGAAATAGTCTTCTTTCATAAGTTGAGAATAATAAGGTTTAGCAATCAGAAATTTGAAATGGTCCTTTAATTTAAATCTGATAACTTTCAGTAATGGTaacatcttttaaattattctcatACTTAAAATTGATAAGTATTGGTTGAAGAGgttcttcaatttaatttattgtagtaGCCGTCATAACTTCAGTTACATATTTGTTATCTAAACTCATTCTATcaaacataacatatatttctCTTGTTGTAAGAGTTAGATAATCTATATGCAATGTTCATTTACAGAACTTTGGGAGGATAATTAAGACCCTTTTTAGTAGTCTCTTGTTTCATAAGAGAAACAGTCAAGTAGGGTTCTTACcttgacaacttttttgttaTATGGGTTAACTAAATAACACATAATAGTGGTTtaaatacttatgtatttaataatattggtatgtttagaaataaaagtaactatttttaacaataattaaataattaaattagaatgagctgtttttacattttttgtagagttattttttaacattaaaaatttattttctttatattgatatacattgaattattttgtctAAATCATATTAATCTTTAACGTTTTTTAGTAGTATGGTTTCTTGGacacattaaaaatagaatgatCTCTCGGGTCATGAtggcaatgaaaaaaattgcagtTCCTTTTAAAGTAATGCCCTATTCCATACGTAATgagacatttaaaatttatcccTTTTCTTCGACGAACATACTTAGattattttgtagttattttgaGGGATTTGGGATATTTCATACATGTGTGGAGATTATGCGTGCTACAAATCACAcaaattattatctaaatatatgtttaaattaaatttgatttctttattcCTCCGGGATTGAATTAATGGGAGTAGATACTTGGAATAATTTCCAAGGCTCAGAATGCTCAACCATATCGGAGTAGAATGTttatctatttcattttttcgagGTATGATGGttgttaatttaaatcaatagCCTTTTACTTCTATATTCTATTCATCTATTTGAGGGTTCTCTTTTTCTATCTCCTTTCTTCATAATGGACGAAgagttttaatttctttttcgaCGGATGCTCCTTCTTCCAAGGTTAGCTTGGTGAAGTAATATGCCAAGGTGATTATATGGTCAGATATGCATAAGACTCAGATTCCAAAATGAGTGTTGATATTTTCGAAGTAATTAGAACTTAGCgttgatattatatttagaacATGAGCGAAACAAGTGACATACAaacacattgaaaaataatgctTAAGTCTTTTAGTCTCTTGCCACAGAAATTGGAGCCCAAAACGTTGTGAAGACTTTTGACTGCAATgcaagaaaattatcatttcctacaaattatttcttaatctttaaaaacaatGCTTTACTTTCTTATTCTATAGAAAAAATTTGGATGACTATCAACATGGAGTGGGGCTTGCAGGAGACACACATCCGGTCCATAtctaatgtaaaattaatatttatatacgaatatataataattataaaatttaatacaattgttataattatttgatcttGTTgcatatataacatttaatttaaaacaagttagatttattcataataaatgtaataatggAATTGTAGGTACAATGTGTCTtagaataaaaacactttaaaaaattaaaccacttataatatatgcattatatttcatacatataaaatgtgtGTAAATTTTATCATACATTTAGGAACACAAGGTATAAAGttaacaaaagtttttatttttaaattgaacatcatttttatttaatttttatcaaactttagTAATATcaatcaatcatattcatatatatataatttttttttgttattaatggggttttgttatgaaattaaaataaaaaatatttacaatttgtgATTACAATATGAGTACgatctacaaatttaatattttttaaacctctGCTTATGACTAACCATGTCCATTATTTGAGTGTTGAGAATCTTATCCctttaagaaaaatatggttttttgaaccaagcttaataaaatattcataaaatacaattcaattaaaattccACGAAATaagatacaattttaaattaaaattaaatttgaattcgccattttgaaaattgattttcagctaaaatattgatattgatttcagtagttttcaaaatttgtctATGTAAAGaccttaattattatatatttaaaaaaattcaaatatgtctCGTGGAATAGATTGTAATTTGGATATGAAGCTGAATCAATCATACTCAGCCTGTCCGGATGAGTTTGGAAATGCTTCATTCCTGAGTAGTCCCACTCGGATGGAGCTTTTAATGACTCGAGTTCAAACTTTGGTTCAGCAATCCAACGAGCTgagtaaaaatgtaatgttgaacccttatttatttatttataattatgtttcaataatatattatttaaatttaggaAATGGAAATGCTTCAAGCTTTAAGATCCACTCTTTTATTCTGTGTTGAGGAAATGATAAGTGCTATTGAGGCAGAAATCACAAAGAATCAAGACTTGAGATGTAATACAATTAAACatgctcaaaaaattattcaggatAGATTTCATTCCATTAAGCCGGATGAGGATGAACTCCAAGGGTTTTCTTCGgaattacaactttttattcAGGATATTGATACGTTCCAAGACTGTGTTCCTGGACGCAGATAACTTTACCTtcgattttatatattttataactgctAATTGGAACAatgttacaatttatttcatatatatatgcttGTATTCATTATATTTGTAGAAATCCGCCTTGTCTTATGCATGaataaatcaagttttatacACAGATTGCATCATAATTGTAAATGATACCATTTTGTGGgctcaaagtttatatttttaatcaatagaaataaaaacttttaataaatcttgatgaaacttcattaaatgGCTTTGATAGCATAAACCGCTTAACAAGTGCATTGTATACTAgataatgttaataataaacagtgattttttaattaaattaaagtaatatttacttaaaatggctagatttatagtcattcataatatttatagattgattagggacgagaaaagtaggatcaTTATAGTATAGtctcttattatttctattctaatagctaatttttatatatttatatatataaaatactattaacttATAAAGCCAATATTTACATTTGTTACTCTTAAATGGAAGTAGAAACATTGTCATAATTATAACTAAGAATAATATTTGGATCaacctttatattattttatataaaaataatagcaaattcAAGTATTAAAGCTTGTTCAGAGCGTGATCGTGTGAAACTTTCTTTTCATGATATCTCTTTAAACGTAACCTAAGCCCCAatggaaatttataattttaacagatATTTTCTAATCAAAAGACAAGAATGCAAAATGATTAACACGCCAACTGTTATTAGGAGGAGTGAAAATATAGCCTTGAATGACTTGGTTACATACGTAGCACAAATTAccaaataactaatattaatgaGTTTCACGATAGGCTAACCCTTTACGCTCAAAATTATAACTTCCCAAATATGACTTCACATTTCGTACATATATTCGTTTGTATATAGAAAGGATGTACTAACATATTTTAAGTGGATATTAAGGataaatatgaacacttacaaattcaataattaatgaaggttgagtgattgaaattagtgggtggaaagagccttgtgagggtggaaaggccacttttgacaaaagcaatgaaataaatctttttcttccgttgcaagactcttatgaattagtcttttgaactattttttgacacctttggtccccctacagccctgatgccaaccctctcgactacacctttagGTTGCATGCGAAAGAAAGGCCTATAATGTCCGTCATCTAAGCCCTGAGGACCACAAATCCCCTGTCAGCCAGCACTATGATACCATGACAgcggactacatctgcagcggttGCCAGGCCTTCTACCGCTGCCTGGAAGGCACCACTatcgctaagggcggctacattaataataagGAGAGCTTAGGCAcacataacatatttataatattaattttgttggaattctattgttaattaattaattatataataaatattcagaaataGTACAGATACGCATACATTACAAAACATTACATACATGCGGCAAAGGGCATGACCAAATAAAGGGGTACATCTGCAACTAATTGATCTGAAGTTCTACTTAATTTTAAAGCTATTATCTAtactttgtttcatttttgtacatttaataaaattaaatcttcatTCTCTTCTTGCAATGCTTGTATAACGAGGCTTGtaattccaaaacattttttagcatCCTAGTTTTgcagttgttgttgttggtaacCTGAGGgtgttcttttttcattttctaaagctgtcatcattattattttactcctgAAAAGAGAACATCTTGGCATTAAGTTTAAACATATACTTGTGTCTGCTCAATAAATGGCTGAGAGTAAAAGTAAGGATTTATTGGGAAGTTATATGTAATGAATAATGACAACAGTCATAGtaaaaaacactgtttaggctggggaaaaaaatggacactaaaaatgattttgatatcAAACGAACGTGTGTAGCTATAGCTCAACGAGCCATATAAAGAAAGAGAGTAGagataatgtttaaaataattatttgggcTTTAAATTAGGTTGAGTAAAAAGTGTCTGTAGTTAAAACTCAGCGCAGAACATGCCTATTTTTgctaaagcaaagtttgtctttggtCAACGCCAAACAACTCATAACAAATTTTTGTTCCCCTCTAGTAATTGAATAAAGGTAGtatcacaaattttattaacacGGAGGATACGTTGTAGAATACATCTCCTTGTTGGAGAAATTATTACTTATGCCCTTGCTAGATTCCGAGTAGGATTTAAGAATACTTCTTTCTTCTCGTCGCCaattgcagctaatttaattaaatgtcatgacagttaagctgctctcctcccaaactcttcaaattgtcagggtgaccatgttgattttcgtttttttcttttctaacatAAAAggtattcatattttcaaagacTATATATACAGGACGACAAATAAGTCTTTGGATATCATcttcaacttaatatttctccTGGACGAGTGTATAtcttttaattatgtttgttttttatgattcaCGCAGCCTCTATCTCTGTTTGTAATTAAACAAACTTTTCTAAAACTTGTTCTTCAGCCTCTAACGACGTCATAATGAACCCGAATCGGGCCATCATTTCACTTCATTTGGAAAAGAATAGCCATTACCAAGGCACTGAAAGACCTCAATGTGTCCAATTCATCGG
This window encodes:
- the LOC121124789 gene encoding uncharacterized protein gives rise to the protein MSRGIDCNLDMKLNQSYSACPDEFGNASFLSSPTRMELLMTRVQTLVQQSNELSKNEMEMLQALRSTLLFCVEEMISAIEAEITKNQDLRCNTIKHAQKIIQDRFHSIKPDEDELQGFSSELQLFIQDIDTFQDCVPGRR